A stretch of the Aphis gossypii isolate Hap1 chromosome 2, ASM2018417v2, whole genome shotgun sequence genome encodes the following:
- the LOC114119075 gene encoding uncharacterized protein LOC114119075 isoform X1: MGLILLVYLILITTTVINILATTIPEQNEINRMPKSLLEKVLYPRTKIQSTINHHSTELHNSFGVSGNVGIGFHFGTGYRIKNGDGKEDQEIVHNKIYDKYLGTSFGFGSLGNNKKGHVENIEQSVSADQNTIYHDEVNLVDQESDNELIPTTTTTAKPKAGVFRKISNYWAAEQSEPKSDYTSSGIFKWSMQKLKNKNNIGTPR, translated from the coding sequence atattaataacaacgacagttattaacatattagcAACTACTATACCAgaacaaaatgaaataaataggaTGCCGAAATCACTATTAGAAAAAGTTCTTTATCCTAGAACTAAAATCCAATCTACAATAAACCACCATTCTACCGAACTACATAATTCATTTGGTGTTTCTGGAAATGTTGGAATTGGATTTCATTTTGGGACTggttatagaataaaaaatggcGATGGAAAAGAAGATCAAGAAATTGtacataacaaaatttatgataaatatttgggTACTAGTTTTGGTTTTGGATCATtgggtaataataaaaaaggccATGTTGAAAACATCGAACAATCAGTTTCGGCAGATCAAAACACTATTTATCACGATGAAGTTAATTTAGTCGATCAAGAGTCTGACAATGAACTAATTCCAactacaacaacaacagcaaaACCAAAGGCCGGAGTCTTTAGAAAAATCAGTAACTATTGGGCAGCTGAACAATCAGAACCCAAAAGTGACTATACCAGCAGcggtatttttaaatggagtatgcaaaaattaaaaaacaaaaataatataggaacaccaagataa
- the LOC114119063 gene encoding protein unc-45 homolog A, with protein MSGDVAKDSNLLKEEGNTAFKSGNWLLALQCYTSALDLLKENTRDKSILYKNRAAVYNKLGEFENAIRDCSASLDIVANDPKALFRRCCAYEQLGKYEEAYIDGKQCLSSDPTNKEIQPVLSRLHPIVQEKVRENAQLSNKIESMFKYAFKIEENLEKRTTAIKNLLVLSKESSSGSVGLLKFGIVNKIKSLLKNEQNTEVRINALRIVGQLCKNDETRTKQVLVELGVPWFIDALNTENQNEINGVTFIIQEALNSLTGMSNTLDSSPNEEKCAKNSKEIDAILTCLVCSVDRHSINKFARDSIIEILTRNVHFNNINWAERLIDMKGLQRLLEVAAELTEIRYESKMEITEYSHTNVSVCLSKIYDNMTCDKSREKYVSAVDEFLKRMLLDPDIESKVRAISTITVLLMGPIDVGNSIISRDGIIEMILTMATTNDKVQQKIACECIIAATSKKSKITPIVKQGTQILKNLYKSGDDDIRIRALVGLCKLGSSGGSDASIRPFSEGSTLKLAEACRRFLIHPDTNPDTKRWAVEGLSYLTLDAEVKEKLVEDQAALVAIMGLAKSEKTSAMYALVSIFVNLCNAYEKQEIIPEMIELAKFSKCHVPEDHELDDVDFVNKRITLLCKHGVITVLVQLSKTESLNIKELISRLFNAICVLPEIRGEVAKLGGIKSLLELAHSGTPKGKRQASQALARIGISINPEVSFKEQRCLESVRPFLSLLHPDCTALENFEAMMALCNMASVNERVRKKILDTGGLPLIESYLFEEHQMLRRASAQCFTNLMMSQDVIKIIEGENDKLKMLFLLSEEEDEDTSLAAAGAVAIAVSNSTKCCQKLMKLNNWEESLKALLAHPNNAMQHRALVIAHSLIGTDKEIAEKIFATDIMEVLMALSIMEDEKKKEIREMANKCLKLAESLKLIKKADFEEE; from the exons atgtcggGAGATGTTGCTAAAGATTCAAATCTTTTGAAAGAAGAAGGCAATACAGCATTTAAAAGTGGGAACTGGTTATTAGCTTTGCAATGTTACACTTCTGCGTTGGATCTGCTGAAAGAAAACACTCGggataaatcaattttgtacaaaaaccGTGCTGCTGTGTACAACAAGTTGGGTGAGTTTGAAAATGCAATCCGTGATTGTAGTGCATCATTGGACATAGTAGCAAATGATCCTAAAGCATTATTCCGTCGTTGTTGTGCTTACGAACAGCTTGGAAAATATGAAGAAGCCTACATAGATGGTAAGCAATGTTTGTCGTCTGATCCCACTAATAAAGAAATACAGCCTGTTTTGTCAAGATTACATCCAATTGTACAAGAGAAAGTGAGAGAAAATGCtcaattatctaataaaattgaaagcaTGTTCAaatatgcttttaaaattgaagagAATTTAGAAAAGCGTACTAcagctattaaaaatttattggttttatctAAAGAATCAAGTAGTGGAAGTGTTGGTTTGTTAAAATTTGgtattgtaaacaaaattaaaagtcTCTTAAAGAATGAACAAAATACTGAAGTACGAATAAACGCCTTAAGAATAGTTGGCCAACTGTGCAAAAATGATGAGACTCGTACCAAGCAAGTTTTAGTTGAACTTGGTGTTCCTTGGTTTATAGACGCGTTAAATActgaaaatcaaaatgaaataaatggtgttacatttattatacaagaagcattaaatagtttaacagGCATGTCTAACACATTGGATAGTTCACcaaatgaagaaaaatgtgCAAAGAACTCTAAAGAAATAGATGCTATTCTAACTTGCTTAGTCTGTTCCGTGGACCGACATTCTATAAATAAGTTTGCAAGAGATtccattatagaaatattaacaagaaatgttcattttaacaatataaattgggCTGAACGTTTAATTGATATGAAAGGATTACAGAGATTGTTGGAAGTAGCTGCTGAACTAACTGAAATCAGATATGAATCCAAAATGGAAATTACTGAATATTCGCATACTAACGTTTCAGTCTGCTTATCAAAAATTTATGACAACATGACCTGTGATAAATCTAGAGAGAAGTATGTGAGTGCGGTTGACGAGTTCCTGAAGAGAATGCTATTAGATCCAGATATAGAATCCAAAGTCCGAGCTATATCAACTATAACCGTATTACTTATGGGCCCAATAGATGTTGGAAATTCAATTATATCGAGAGATG GCATAATTGAAATGATTCTTACAATGGCAACAACAAATGATAAAGTACAGCAAAAAATTGCATGTGAGTGTATTATTGCTGCTACATCAAAGAAAAGTAAGATTACACCAATTGTAAAACAAGGTactcaaatacttaaaaatttgtacAAGAGTGGTGATGACGACATACGTATTCGTGCATTGGTTGGCTTATGTAAACTTGGTAGTAGTGGTGGAAGTGATGCTTCTATCCGTCCATTCTCAGAAGGCTCTACTCTTAAATTAGCTGAAGCTTGCCgtagatttttaatacatccaGATACCAATCCAGATACTAAAAGATGGGCTGTAGAAGGGTTATCTTATTTAACATTAGATGCAGAAGTTAAAGAAAAGCTAGTTGAAGATCAAGCAGCATTGGTAGCCATTATGGGATTAGCTAAATCAGAGAAAACATCAGCAATGTATGCTCTAGtatcaatatttgttaatttgtgtAATGCATATGAAAAACAAGAGATTATTCCAGAAATGATTGAACTTGCAAAATTCTCTAAATGTCATGTACCCGAAGACCATGAATTAGATGATGTTGATTTTGTCAATAAAAGAATTACATTGTTATGTAAACATGGTGTAATCACAGTCCTTGTACAACTATCCAAAACAGAAAGTTTAAACATCAAAGAACTTATTTCAAGGTTGTTCAACGCTATTTGTGTCCTACCAGAAATCAGAGGTGAAGTCGCTAAATTAGGTGGTATAAAATCTCTTTTGGAACTTGCTCATTCAGGTACACCCAAAGGCAAAAGACAAGCTTCTCAAGCTCTAGCTAGAATAGGAATTTCCATCAATCCAGAAGTCTCGTTCAAAGAACAACGTTGCCTAGAATCTGTTCGACCATTCCTAAGTTTATTGCATCCGGATTGTACAGCATTAGAAAACTTTGAAGCAATGATGGCACTTTGTAACATGGCGTCTGTGAATGAAAgagtacgaaaaaaaatattagatactgGTGGTCTACCGCTTATTGagagttatttatttgaagaaCACCAAATGCTTAGGAGAGCATCTGCCCAATGTTTTACTAATCTTATGATGTCTCAAGACGTCATAAAGATAATTGAGGGTGaaaatgacaaattaaaaatgttgtttctaTTATCTGAAGAAGAGGATGAAGATACATCATTAGCTGCTGCTGGTGCAGTTGCAATTGCTGTGTCAAATAGTACAAAATGTtgtcaaaaattaatgaagCTTAACAATTGGGAAGAATCTTTGAAGGCTTTATTAGCACATCCTAATAATGCAATGCAGCATAGAGCTTTGGTGATTGCACATAGTTTAATAGGTACAGACAAAGAAATTGCTGAAAAAATTTTTGCCACTGACATAATGGAAGTATTAATGGCACTTTCAATAATGGAAGACGAGAAGAAAAAAGAGATTAGAGAAATGGCCAATAAATGTTTGAAACTAGCAGaaagtttaaaacttataaaaaaagctGATTTTGAAGAAGAATGA
- the LOC114119075 gene encoding uncharacterized protein LOC114119075 isoform X2, with product MPKSLLEKVLYPRTKIQSTINHHSTELHNSFGVSGNVGIGFHFGTGYRIKNGDGKEDQEIVHNKIYDKYLGTSFGFGSLGNNKKGHVENIEQSVSADQNTIYHDEVNLVDQESDNELIPTTTTTAKPKAGVFRKISNYWAAEQSEPKSDYTSSGIFKWSMQKLKNKNNIGTPR from the coding sequence aTGCCGAAATCACTATTAGAAAAAGTTCTTTATCCTAGAACTAAAATCCAATCTACAATAAACCACCATTCTACCGAACTACATAATTCATTTGGTGTTTCTGGAAATGTTGGAATTGGATTTCATTTTGGGACTggttatagaataaaaaatggcGATGGAAAAGAAGATCAAGAAATTGtacataacaaaatttatgataaatatttgggTACTAGTTTTGGTTTTGGATCATtgggtaataataaaaaaggccATGTTGAAAACATCGAACAATCAGTTTCGGCAGATCAAAACACTATTTATCACGATGAAGTTAATTTAGTCGATCAAGAGTCTGACAATGAACTAATTCCAactacaacaacaacagcaaaACCAAAGGCCGGAGTCTTTAGAAAAATCAGTAACTATTGGGCAGCTGAACAATCAGAACCCAAAAGTGACTATACCAGCAGcggtatttttaaatggagtatgcaaaaattaaaaaacaaaaataatataggaacaccaagataa